A genomic segment from Amygdalobacter nucleatus encodes:
- the murJ gene encoding murein biosynthesis integral membrane protein MurJ has translation MQSSEQLKKNSFKKAALVVIVGLLLSKVTGQVREVLYGVVLQKPELTDAYVQGFLIPDLIYDLLIGGSIQAALIPTLAKALGTQDERKTWRDVSTFISFFSLLMLLAVLILEVAAYPILALISKTTNLSLTVQVARRLFPQTFFMMGAALTIGILNAHKLFTRTALGPALYNSLVCVSLIVLGRANEQALLHVAVGISLSAFVYFIWQLLLARQLLPNIKFNCQFNRPGFRHLLLLALPTMLSASIAQFSNIFLQAYTKAMPAGSATALRYATTVWMLPYGVFTVAIGQVMLPSLATYIGQNNQVKAGEMLNKALRLVLLFALPSALIFFSLRQEIVVGIFWWKNQLPKFATGDLANYYEILKSAAGILTFYAPVIVCQSIIYIYNYAFYAHSITVVPLLNALISLLLTLGLGYFAAQTGQVAGLSLAFLLASALIACILQGIYHHKFKQEKLRKFAFFLWQNWVALMALTVYLVLDHYYLAPLMFRHKLVNLAYLGARGLVAYATYYLFAFLVGVNELRNIKQLWH, from the coding sequence ATGCAAAGTAGTGAGCAATTAAAGAAAAATTCATTCAAAAAAGCGGCTTTAGTCGTTATTGTCGGTTTGCTTTTGAGCAAGGTTACGGGCCAGGTGCGCGAGGTGCTCTATGGCGTGGTATTACAAAAACCTGAATTAACGGATGCCTATGTCCAAGGTTTCCTCATTCCGGATTTAATATATGATTTACTGATTGGTGGCTCTATTCAAGCAGCGTTGATTCCAACCTTGGCCAAAGCCTTAGGCACGCAAGATGAGCGTAAGACTTGGCGTGATGTCAGCACCTTTATTAGCTTTTTCAGCTTATTGATGTTATTGGCTGTGCTCATCTTAGAAGTGGCCGCTTATCCAATTTTAGCTTTGATCAGTAAGACAACTAATTTGAGCTTGACCGTGCAAGTTGCAAGGCGTTTGTTCCCGCAAACTTTCTTCATGATGGGTGCAGCGCTGACAATTGGCATTCTCAACGCCCACAAATTATTCACGCGCACGGCTTTAGGACCAGCTCTTTATAACTCGTTGGTTTGCGTGAGCTTGATTGTGTTAGGACGGGCCAATGAGCAGGCTTTGTTACATGTAGCGGTGGGCATAAGCTTGAGTGCCTTTGTTTACTTTATTTGGCAGCTTTTATTAGCAAGACAGCTGTTACCGAATATTAAATTTAATTGCCAATTTAATAGACCTGGCTTCAGACATTTACTGTTGTTAGCTTTGCCAACGATGCTTTCAGCTTCAATTGCGCAATTCAGTAATATCTTTTTGCAAGCTTATACCAAAGCTATGCCAGCTGGTAGTGCGACAGCGCTTAGGTATGCGACAACTGTCTGGATGTTGCCTTATGGCGTGTTCACGGTAGCTATCGGCCAAGTTATGCTTCCATCTTTAGCCACTTATATTGGCCAAAATAATCAAGTAAAAGCAGGGGAAATGTTGAATAAAGCCTTGCGCTTAGTGTTGTTATTTGCCTTGCCTTCGGCATTGATCTTTTTCAGCTTACGCCAAGAGATTGTGGTTGGTATTTTCTGGTGGAAGAATCAGTTACCTAAATTTGCAACAGGCGATTTAGCCAATTACTATGAGATTTTGAAGTCGGCGGCTGGCATCTTGACTTTCTATGCGCCAGTAATTGTTTGCCAATCAATTATCTATATTTATAACTATGCTTTCTATGCCCACAGTATTACAGTGGTGCCGCTTCTGAATGCTTTGATTTCGTTGCTATTGACTTTAGGTCTAGGCTACTTTGCCGCTCAAACAGGGCAAGTAGCTGGCTTGTCGTTGGCTTTCTTGTTGGCAAGCGCTTTGATTGCTTGCATTTTACAGGGCATTTACCATCACAAGTTCAAGCAGGAAAAATTGCGTAAATTTGCTTTCTTCTTGTGGCAGAACTGGGTAGCTTTGATGGCATTAACTGTATATTTAGTTTTAGATCATTATTATTTAGCTCCATTAATGTTTAGGCATAAATTAGTTAATTTAGCCTATCTAGGCGCGCGTGGCCTTGTGGCTTATGCAACTTATTATTTGTTTGCATTTTTGGTTGGGGTCAATGAGCTTAGGAACATTAAACAGCTTTGGCATTAG
- the fucO gene encoding lactaldehyde reductase: MVHKITLNATSYHGAGAIQEIMTEIKQHGFKKAFVCTDHDLVKFKVATKVTDLLDAAKFPYEVYTDIKANPTVENVQSGVAAFKASQADFILAIGGGSSMDTAKAIAIIITNPEFADVRSLEGLSPTKNPCAPIIAVPTTAGTAAEVTINYVITDVQKARKFVCVDPHDMPIVAVVDPEMMASMPRNLAVATGMDAMTHAIEGYTTKAAWEMTDMFHLEAIRLLSNNFRKAADGDMEAKAGMALGQYIAGMGFSNVGLGIAHSMAHTLSAHYDTPHGIACALFLPIAMEFNSEYTGERLREVARALGVEGVDEMTQAEYRQAAINAVKKLEADLGVPTTLDKIKEEDLEQLATDALNDACYPGNPRSATKEQVIAMFRKLMVK, encoded by the coding sequence ATGGTTCACAAAATTACACTTAATGCTACTTCTTATCATGGCGCGGGTGCCATTCAAGAAATTATGACAGAGATTAAGCAACATGGCTTTAAGAAGGCTTTCGTTTGCACTGATCATGATTTGGTGAAATTCAAAGTTGCTACTAAAGTAACAGATTTACTTGATGCTGCTAAATTCCCATATGAAGTTTACACAGATATTAAAGCTAACCCAACAGTTGAGAACGTACAGAGCGGTGTAGCTGCTTTCAAAGCAAGTCAAGCTGATTTCATCTTGGCTATCGGTGGTGGTTCATCCATGGATACAGCTAAGGCTATTGCTATCATTATCACAAACCCAGAGTTTGCTGATGTTCGCTCTTTGGAAGGTTTGTCACCAACTAAGAATCCTTGCGCACCTATCATTGCTGTTCCAACTACAGCTGGTACTGCTGCTGAAGTTACAATTAACTATGTTATTACTGATGTCCAAAAGGCACGTAAGTTCGTTTGCGTTGACCCACATGATATGCCAATCGTGGCTGTAGTTGATCCTGAGATGATGGCTTCAATGCCTCGTAACTTGGCTGTTGCAACAGGTATGGATGCTATGACACATGCTATCGAAGGCTATACAACCAAGGCTGCTTGGGAAATGACAGATATGTTCCATCTCGAAGCTATTCGTTTGTTGTCCAACAATTTCCGCAAGGCTGCTGATGGCGACATGGAAGCTAAGGCTGGTATGGCTTTAGGCCAATATATCGCTGGTATGGGCTTCTCCAACGTCGGTTTGGGTATTGCTCACTCAATGGCACACACATTGTCAGCTCACTATGACACACCACACGGTATTGCTTGCGCTCTCTTCTTGCCAATTGCTATGGAGTTCAATAGCGAATATACAGGCGAGCGTTTGAGAGAAGTTGCTCGTGCTTTGGGTGTTGAGGGTGTTGATGAGATGACTCAAGCTGAGTATCGTCAAGCTGCTATCAATGCTGTTAAGAAATTGGAAGCTGATTTGGGCGTACCTACAACTTTGGACAAGATCAAAGAGGAAGACTTGGAGCAATTGGCAACAGATGCCTTGAACGATGCTTGCTATCCAGGTAACCCGCGTTCAGCTACTAAGGAGCAAGTAATTGCTATGTTTAGAAAGCTCATGGTTAAATAA
- a CDS encoding tRNA (cytidine(34)-2'-O)-methyltransferase yields the protein MKVNKDMACSLEIALLEPEIPGNTGNIARTCVALGAKLHLVGKLGFKIDDKRIKRSGLDYWFDLDLTLWDHLDDLFHDFLERYPDGGIYYTSSKAKICYTEVNYPDHTLFLFGRETHGLPESLLLAHPERSLRMPMLPEARCLNLSNAAAIAAYEFMRQKNFPGLLKVGEVTGRGD from the coding sequence ATGAAAGTGAATAAAGATATGGCATGTAGTTTAGAAATTGCCTTATTGGAACCAGAAATTCCAGGCAATACTGGAAATATTGCGCGAACTTGTGTCGCTTTGGGTGCGAAATTGCACTTGGTAGGTAAGTTAGGCTTTAAAATCGATGACAAGCGAATTAAACGTTCAGGCCTAGACTATTGGTTCGATTTGGATTTGACGTTATGGGATCATTTGGATGATTTGTTTCATGATTTTTTGGAGCGTTATCCAGATGGTGGTATTTATTACACTTCTTCCAAAGCAAAAATTTGCTATACAGAAGTTAATTATCCCGATCATACCTTGTTTTTGTTTGGCCGTGAGACACATGGCTTGCCAGAATCTCTACTTTTAGCTCATCCTGAAAGAAGTTTGCGTATGCCCATGTTGCCAGAAGCACGTTGCTTGAATTTGTCCAATGCTGCAGCAATTGCAGCTTATGAATTTATGCGCCAAAAGAACTTCCCAGGCTTGTTGAAAGTTGGCGAAGTCACGGGGCGTGGTGACTAA
- a CDS encoding CinA family protein: MVSELNVDMLIIKLAEYSQKLASILTERELKIVTAESLTAGMLASHLADVAGASAYLLGAYVCYLDEMKQQLLNVDSEVLAKDGAVSANCVREMATNSLRQVQAADIAIAVSGFAGPENANWSEKEPCGTVYMAITRRDKDTGEINVRTYKELFVPERNKVRLAVCVWAMEELLAILAKCA, from the coding sequence ATGGTAAGTGAACTTAACGTCGATATGCTGATTATTAAATTGGCAGAATATAGTCAAAAGTTAGCTTCTATTTTGACGGAACGTGAATTAAAAATTGTAACGGCTGAATCTTTAACAGCTGGTATGCTAGCTTCCCATTTAGCCGATGTTGCAGGGGCCAGTGCCTATTTATTAGGCGCATATGTTTGTTATTTAGATGAGATGAAGCAACAGTTACTAAACGTAGATAGTGAAGTTTTGGCTAAAGACGGAGCTGTGTCTGCTAATTGTGTGCGCGAAATGGCGACAAACAGTTTAAGGCAAGTCCAAGCGGCTGATATAGCGATTGCAGTGAGCGGCTTTGCCGGCCCTGAGAATGCAAACTGGTCTGAGAAAGAACCATGTGGCACCGTCTATATGGCTATTACAAGACGTGACAAAGATACAGGTGAGATTAATGTCAGAACTTATAAAGAATTGTTCGTGCCAGAGCGTAACAAAGTGCGTTTAGCCGTTTGTGTTTGGGCAATGGAGGAGCTCTTGGCAATCTTAGCTAAATGCGCTTAA
- the serS gene encoding serine--tRNA ligase: protein MLDIQLIRKNSDLVREKLAKKGCNVDFSEFIELDQKRRSLIQQTEELKALRNKVSAEIPMLKKEGKDISTRLADMKKVAEQIKDLDSELATINEKQAIFLQALPNLPDDDLLPGGKENNKVLSVYGEKPQFDFKPLHHVDIAEKLGLIDYNRGAKMAGSGFWVYTGDGAMLEWALLNYFVDQHLKDGYQMILPPHMLNYASGYTAGQFPKFVEDVYWLDHENEHNSFMLPTAETALVNMYRDEILDEKELPKRFFAYTPCYRREAGSYRAEERGMIRGHQFNKIEMFQYTTKTGSDAAFEELVKKACRLLEGLGLHYRLSKLAAGDCSASMARTYDIEIWIPSMNDYKEVSSVSNARDYQARRGNMRYRDSQTGKIEFVHTLNGSGLATSRVFPAILEQYQTKDGKVRVPESLQPYMHGKTILGQ, encoded by the coding sequence ATGTTAGACATTCAGTTGATTCGCAAGAATAGCGATTTAGTTCGAGAAAAATTAGCAAAAAAAGGTTGCAATGTTGATTTTAGCGAGTTTATAGAGCTTGATCAGAAGAGAAGAAGTTTGATTCAACAGACTGAGGAGTTGAAGGCTTTACGTAACAAAGTTTCAGCTGAAATTCCTATGTTGAAAAAAGAGGGCAAGGACATCAGCACACGTTTAGCTGATATGAAAAAAGTAGCTGAGCAAATTAAAGACTTAGATAGTGAATTAGCTACAATTAATGAGAAACAGGCAATATTTTTACAAGCTTTACCGAATTTGCCAGATGATGACTTGCTGCCAGGCGGCAAAGAGAACAATAAGGTGCTTTCTGTCTATGGCGAAAAGCCACAATTTGATTTTAAGCCTTTGCATCATGTTGATATTGCTGAGAAGTTAGGCTTGATCGACTACAATCGCGGTGCCAAGATGGCCGGTTCTGGATTCTGGGTATATACAGGCGATGGTGCGATGTTGGAATGGGCTTTGTTGAATTACTTTGTTGACCAACACCTCAAAGATGGTTATCAGATGATTTTGCCACCACACATGTTGAACTATGCAAGTGGTTATACAGCTGGTCAATTCCCTAAATTTGTCGAGGATGTTTACTGGTTAGATCACGAGAATGAGCATAACAGCTTCATGTTGCCAACTGCTGAAACAGCTTTGGTCAATATGTATCGTGATGAAATTTTGGATGAGAAAGAATTACCTAAGCGTTTCTTTGCTTACACACCTTGTTATAGACGTGAAGCTGGTAGCTATCGTGCTGAAGAGCGTGGCATGATTCGTGGTCATCAATTTAACAAGATTGAAATGTTCCAATACACAACTAAGACTGGTTCAGACGCAGCTTTCGAAGAGTTAGTTAAGAAAGCTTGCAGGTTGTTGGAAGGTTTAGGCTTGCATTATCGTTTGAGTAAGTTGGCAGCTGGAGATTGCAGCGCTTCCATGGCTAGGACTTATGATATTGAGATTTGGATCCCTTCCATGAATGATTACAAGGAAGTTTCTTCAGTATCCAATGCTAGAGATTATCAGGCTCGTCGTGGCAATATGCGTTATCGTGATAGTCAAACTGGCAAGATTGAATTTGTACATACATTAAATGGCTCTGGCTTGGCTACAAGCCGTGTCTTCCCAGCTATTTTGGAACAATATCAGACCAAAGATGGCAAAGTTCGTGTGCCAGAATCATTGCAACCATACATGCATGGTAAAACAATTTTAGGTCAATAA
- a CDS encoding TetR/AcrR family transcriptional regulator C-terminal domain-containing protein codes for MNKATDIKYRLAAALKECMASTSFDDITVKQIAATCAVSRQTFYRNFADKYELVNWYFDRLLTASFQVMREGKTVKEGLVRKFAFIRQEAIFFAAAFRVDEQNCLKEHDFQMILDFYTSILTREQVLSNNDLLLLEMYCYASVYMTVKWLLAGMKMSDSDLADLMIAALPETLVKLFQTGNLLGV; via the coding sequence ATGAACAAGGCAACAGATATTAAGTATCGTTTGGCTGCAGCGTTGAAAGAATGTATGGCCAGTACAAGTTTTGATGATATTACTGTTAAGCAAATAGCGGCTACTTGTGCTGTTTCCCGCCAAACCTTTTATCGTAATTTCGCTGATAAGTATGAATTGGTTAATTGGTATTTTGATCGTTTGTTGACAGCCTCCTTCCAAGTTATGCGTGAGGGGAAGACTGTTAAGGAGGGCTTAGTTAGGAAATTTGCCTTTATCCGTCAGGAAGCTATTTTCTTTGCAGCTGCCTTTCGCGTCGATGAGCAAAATTGTTTGAAAGAGCACGATTTTCAAATGATTCTGGACTTTTACACTTCGATTCTAACTAGGGAGCAAGTTTTAAGTAATAACGATTTGCTTTTGTTGGAGATGTATTGTTATGCATCTGTATATATGACCGTTAAGTGGCTGTTAGCTGGAATGAAGATGAGCGATAGTGATTTAGCCGATTTAATGATAGCTGCTTTACCAGAAACTTTAGTTAAGCTTTTCCAAACTGGTAATTTGTTAGGTGTCTAG
- a CDS encoding histidine phosphatase family protein yields the protein MTLVYLLVPVETEFDERGKIQGRSDAKLAKTAEAPIPSLKHILQTLDLKTAYISPQERAIYTSELANLTIKAEINNLMDWDFGVFEAQRNFLLPKLPADDYGDFFKRYGYGGETASEVNQRLEKAIFAVKKEAQADKLLLISGQHAIYNFYLQHTDEAKRNLRKADFEPCSLHAFTVTDDKITYNQSYFCTLAPEQLNAVPNESEYVQW from the coding sequence ATGACTTTAGTTTATTTATTGGTGCCAGTTGAAACAGAGTTTGACGAACGGGGCAAAATTCAGGGCCGTTCTGATGCTAAATTGGCTAAGACGGCGGAAGCACCTATTCCTAGCTTGAAACATATTTTACAGACTTTAGACTTGAAAACAGCCTATATTTCACCACAGGAGCGGGCAATTTATACTTCTGAGTTAGCTAACTTAACAATCAAAGCCGAAATTAACAATTTAATGGATTGGGATTTTGGCGTCTTTGAAGCACAACGCAATTTTCTATTACCCAAATTACCAGCTGATGATTATGGGGACTTTTTTAAGCGTTATGGCTATGGCGGTGAAACAGCCAGTGAAGTTAATCAGCGCTTAGAGAAAGCTATCTTTGCCGTAAAAAAAGAAGCTCAAGCCGACAAATTGCTTCTAATTAGCGGTCAACACGCAATATATAACTTTTATTTGCAGCATACAGACGAAGCTAAGCGTAATTTGCGAAAGGCTGATTTTGAGCCTTGTTCTTTGCATGCTTTTACAGTTACCGATGATAAGATAACGTATAACCAATCTTATTTTTGCACATTAGCACCTGAACAGCTAAATGCTGTTCCTAACGAAAGTGAGTATGTACAATGGTAA
- a CDS encoding histidine phosphatase family protein, translating into MVKHLYLVRHGQTQFNKLKIIQGSCDAKLTELGLKQAKQAGIYLKQQGIKFDKIYCSRALRARQTLETMIDQPYTYLTGLKEWDFGVFEGEGECLQDPKIFYRLPKDTYALFGGESYAEFEKRVLTTIAEIAKTEAENILIVAHGCVNLAFYQACQFKEGTNAEFLNCAIQVYRYENGNFIYERSIVPSREVGDC; encoded by the coding sequence ATGGTAAAACATCTATATTTAGTTAGGCATGGCCAAACTCAATTCAATAAGTTAAAGATTATTCAAGGCTCTTGTGATGCAAAATTAACAGAACTTGGGCTTAAACAGGCTAAACAAGCTGGAATTTATCTCAAGCAGCAAGGCATTAAGTTCGATAAAATTTATTGTTCACGGGCTTTAAGAGCTCGGCAAACTTTGGAGACGATGATCGACCAACCTTACACTTATCTAACTGGCCTAAAAGAATGGGATTTTGGTGTGTTCGAGGGTGAGGGAGAGTGTTTGCAAGATCCGAAAATTTTCTATCGCTTGCCAAAAGACACATATGCCTTGTTTGGGGGCGAAAGTTATGCTGAATTTGAAAAACGGGTACTGACAACTATTGCAGAAATTGCTAAAACTGAAGCTGAGAACATCTTAATTGTCGCCCATGGCTGCGTCAATTTAGCTTTTTATCAAGCCTGTCAATTCAAAGAAGGAACAAATGCAGAGTTTCTGAACTGTGCTATACAAGTTTATCGCTATGAAAATGGTAACTTTATCTATGAACGTAGCATTGTACCGAGCAGAGAAGTAGGTGATTGTTAA
- a CDS encoding cation-translocating P-type ATPase produces MIEQTKEKPEQQKLDKRQFYQASVETLITDLETDEKLGLTETVAKQRLEKVGYNKLKEVEKEPFWHKILAQFEDFTVIILIVAAIISGFTGDALEALIIIAIVIVNAILGVVQEGRAEKAVEALQKMTTSEAKVIRDGKLKQINAELLVPGDIVQLEAGDVVPADLRLLTSSNLKVEEAALTGESVPVEKNAEFEAQGELQLGDRKNMLFSTTAVTYGQAKAMVVASGEDTEIGFIADRLANIEEQMTPLQVGINQLGKVLGVACIVITIITFLVGLLQGGEPFNLFMTAVSLAVAAIPEGLPAVVTIVLALGMNRMAKHNAIVKRLLAVETLGSVNVICSDKTGTLTQNAMTVTHVYTDSELYTVSGTGYDPVGEIKSASGEVVTTDNKSKNFARLLEIATLCNEAALDEADGTYKVIGDPTEGALLTLSGKLAYSKADLQAKYEYVASLPFDSNRKMMSVFYNGIAGSCLSLTKGAPDIVLSHCQFELTKSGLVELTEARRAEILTNNSNLAKQALRVLAYAYKESSETDFSAENGMIFVGLTGMIDPARPEAKAAIAVCKQAGIKVKMITGDYKDTAVAIAHDLGLMQADDAVLTGQELSQMSDDELSQRVNQTAVYARVSPEHKVKIVEALRKQDAICAMTGDGVNDAPALKQADIGVAMGITGTEVAKGAASMILTDDNFATIVNAVEEGRIIYANIRKFVGFLLSCNIGEILVIFLSIMILGPEMIPLEPIQLLWLNLVTDSFPALALGQEFGERDIMLAPPRSRNAKILDKEMTWSIVVQATAIFICVFLGFTYGRYIYPDFIISNGIKDVADFFSPLGLPGHMPSAGARTMAFTTLICAELLRAYSCRSEHFSVFSIGFFSNKVMNRSVLLSMFLLLVVLYVPFLDPVFDTVALTLVDWVVVIVLSAIPFVAGEIFKLLYHHDTRKKVKSK; encoded by the coding sequence ATGATAGAGCAAACGAAAGAAAAGCCAGAACAACAGAAACTTGACAAAAGGCAATTTTATCAAGCCTCTGTTGAGACTCTGATCACCGATTTAGAAACTGATGAGAAATTAGGCTTAACTGAAACTGTTGCTAAACAGCGTTTAGAGAAAGTTGGCTATAACAAATTAAAAGAAGTTGAGAAAGAGCCATTCTGGCACAAAATATTGGCTCAATTTGAAGACTTTACAGTTATCATTCTGATTGTTGCAGCTATTATTTCTGGTTTCACAGGTGATGCTTTAGAAGCTTTGATCATCATTGCAATTGTTATCGTCAATGCAATTTTGGGCGTTGTGCAAGAGGGTAGAGCCGAAAAAGCTGTCGAAGCTTTACAGAAAATGACAACTAGTGAAGCTAAGGTTATTCGTGACGGCAAGTTAAAGCAGATCAATGCTGAGCTTCTAGTGCCAGGTGATATTGTGCAACTTGAAGCAGGTGACGTTGTACCAGCTGATTTGAGATTGCTTACAAGTTCCAACTTAAAAGTTGAGGAAGCTGCTTTGACAGGTGAGTCTGTACCAGTTGAAAAGAATGCTGAATTTGAGGCACAGGGCGAATTACAATTAGGTGATCGCAAGAACATGTTGTTCTCAACAACTGCTGTTACTTATGGTCAAGCTAAGGCTATGGTTGTCGCTAGCGGCGAAGATACTGAGATTGGCTTCATTGCAGATCGTTTGGCCAATATTGAAGAACAGATGACACCTTTACAAGTTGGCATTAACCAATTGGGTAAAGTCCTTGGTGTGGCTTGCATCGTTATCACGATTATTACCTTCTTAGTTGGCTTGTTGCAAGGCGGTGAGCCGTTTAACTTGTTTATGACGGCTGTTTCCTTGGCTGTAGCTGCTATTCCTGAAGGCTTGCCAGCTGTTGTTACTATCGTTCTTGCTTTGGGTATGAACAGAATGGCTAAGCATAATGCTATTGTTAAACGTTTGCTAGCTGTTGAAACATTAGGTTCAGTCAATGTCATTTGTTCTGATAAGACAGGTACTTTGACTCAGAATGCGATGACAGTTACCCATGTTTATACAGATAGTGAATTGTACACAGTGAGTGGTACAGGTTATGATCCAGTGGGTGAAATTAAGTCTGCAAGTGGTGAAGTAGTAACAACTGATAATAAGTCCAAGAATTTTGCTCGCTTGTTAGAAATAGCCACATTGTGTAATGAAGCTGCACTTGATGAAGCTGATGGTACATATAAAGTCATTGGCGATCCAACAGAGGGTGCTTTGTTGACTCTGAGTGGTAAGTTAGCTTATAGCAAAGCAGATTTACAAGCTAAGTATGAATATGTAGCTAGTTTGCCATTTGATTCCAACCGTAAGATGATGTCAGTTTTCTATAATGGCATTGCAGGTTCATGCTTGTCGTTGACAAAGGGCGCACCAGATATTGTTTTGTCTCATTGCCAATTTGAATTGACAAAATCAGGTCTTGTTGAGTTGACAGAAGCTAGACGCGCTGAAATTTTAACTAATAACTCTAACTTGGCTAAGCAAGCTTTGCGTGTCTTGGCTTATGCTTACAAAGAAAGTTCTGAAACTGATTTTTCAGCTGAAAATGGCATGATTTTCGTTGGCTTAACAGGTATGATTGACCCTGCTCGTCCTGAAGCTAAGGCAGCAATTGCTGTTTGTAAGCAGGCTGGTATCAAGGTCAAGATGATCACTGGCGATTACAAAGATACAGCCGTAGCTATTGCCCATGATTTGGGCTTGATGCAAGCTGATGATGCTGTTTTGACTGGTCAAGAGCTTAGTCAGATGAGCGATGATGAGTTAAGTCAAAGAGTTAATCAGACAGCTGTTTATGCCCGTGTTTCACCTGAACATAAGGTGAAAATTGTCGAAGCTTTGCGTAAGCAAGATGCTATCTGTGCTATGACTGGTGATGGTGTTAACGATGCACCGGCTTTGAAACAAGCTGATATTGGTGTGGCTATGGGTATCACTGGTACTGAGGTTGCTAAGGGTGCCGCTAGCATGATTTTGACAGACGACAATTTTGCTACGATTGTTAATGCAGTAGAAGAGGGCCGTATCATTTACGCAAATATTCGTAAGTTCGTTGGCTTCCTCCTTTCCTGCAACATCGGTGAGATTTTGGTCATTTTCTTGAGCATCATGATTTTGGGCCCAGAGATGATTCCATTGGAGCCAATTCAGTTGTTGTGGTTGAACTTGGTAACTGACTCATTCCCAGCTTTGGCTTTAGGTCAAGAGTTTGGCGAACGCGACATTATGTTAGCTCCGCCGCGTTCCCGTAATGCTAAGATCCTTGATAAAGAGATGACTTGGTCAATTGTGGTACAAGCTACAGCTATCTTTATCTGTGTCTTCTTGGGCTTTACATACGGCAGATACATTTATCCTGATTTCATTATCAGTAATGGTATTAAGGATGTCGCTGACTTCTTTAGTCCTTTAGGCTTGCCAGGCCATATGCCTTCAGCTGGTGCCCGCACGATGGCCTTTACGACTTTGATTTGTGCTGAGCTATTGAGAGCTTATAGCTGCCGTTCAGAACACTTCTCTGTCTTTAGTATCGGCTTCTTTAGTAACAAGGTCATGAACCGTTCGGTTCTTTTATCTATGTTCTTGTTATTAGTTGTCCTTTACGTGCCATTCCTAGATCCAGTATTTGATACAGTTGCTTTAACTCTGGTTGACTGGGTTGTGGTAATTGTCTTAAGTGCAATACCATTTGTAGCTGGCGAGATTTTCAAATTGTTGTATCATCACGATACACGTAAAAAAGTTAAGAGCAAATAA
- the mscL gene encoding large conductance mechanosensitive channel protein MscL — protein sequence MGKFKSLLEEFKAFIARGNVIDLAVGVIIGSAFSNIVKALVDCVMMPIIGIILGGIDFSNLSFNIGNTPILIGTFFQAVFNFLIIAVVIFSFVKIISLAKHKQKEEAPAVPETPADIKLLTEIRDLLKK from the coding sequence ATGGGAAAATTTAAGAGTTTACTAGAAGAATTTAAGGCGTTTATCGCACGCGGAAATGTGATAGATTTGGCAGTAGGTGTTATCATTGGTTCTGCTTTCTCTAATATTGTTAAGGCTTTAGTTGATTGCGTTATGATGCCAATCATCGGTATTATTTTAGGCGGTATCGACTTTTCTAACCTTTCATTCAACATCGGTAACACACCGATCTTGATCGGAACATTTTTCCAAGCCGTCTTCAATTTCTTAATCATTGCAGTTGTCATCTTTAGTTTTGTTAAAATTATCAGTTTGGCAAAACATAAGCAAAAAGAAGAAGCACCAGCTGTACCTGAAACACCAGCTGACATTAAGTTGCTCACAGAAATTCGTGACCTCTTGAAGAAGTAA